One part of the Phycisphaeraceae bacterium genome encodes these proteins:
- a CDS encoding M20/M25/M40 family metallo-hydrolase: MGSSAPIQLSANEKRLCDIIASRSSKLFDELKQHVETCTGPTADGNTDGLDWTRSHFVSRLEKLGATTTLTPGDDRPDWLLSSKKSVAAALPPTAVCARLKPDMKRVLIAGHLDTVHADTSPFKALTVSADGTTATGPGCVDMKGGLVIAMNALEALDEAGISASWSFLMNSDEETGSYCSARVLESAARSHDFGLALEPALPGGKLAVERMGSGQFYIETHGRSAHVGRDFASGVSAVTALAKTLVQIDDIADAETGRIISVGPIEGGTATNAVPERARAWGNARYATQEIADEIGAKLDALATSTDAMPSVMVKRSFVRPPKPLIPATESLALTAREVAEHLGQSLPFTSTGGVCDGNNLQAAGLPTIDTLGVRGGGLHTNEEWIELASLVERCQLLAVLIHRLSVS, encoded by the coding sequence ATGGGATCATCTGCGCCAATCCAGTTATCCGCTAACGAGAAGCGACTGTGCGACATCATTGCCAGCCGTTCATCGAAGCTCTTCGACGAACTCAAGCAGCACGTTGAAACATGCACCGGCCCCACTGCAGATGGGAACACGGATGGTCTCGACTGGACGCGATCGCACTTCGTATCACGACTCGAAAAGCTCGGCGCGACAACGACACTCACGCCGGGCGACGATCGTCCGGACTGGCTGCTTAGCTCAAAGAAATCTGTTGCCGCAGCACTCCCGCCAACCGCTGTGTGCGCGCGTCTCAAACCAGACATGAAGCGCGTGCTGATCGCGGGCCATCTCGACACAGTCCACGCCGACACGAGTCCGTTCAAGGCATTGACAGTTTCAGCCGACGGAACAACCGCGACCGGCCCCGGATGTGTTGACATGAAGGGTGGGCTCGTCATCGCGATGAACGCACTCGAAGCACTCGATGAGGCTGGTATTAGCGCGTCGTGGTCGTTCCTGATGAACTCCGACGAGGAAACCGGGTCGTACTGCTCAGCGAGAGTACTCGAATCCGCAGCACGGTCGCATGACTTTGGTCTCGCGCTCGAACCTGCACTCCCAGGAGGCAAGCTCGCGGTCGAGCGCATGGGCAGCGGGCAGTTCTACATTGAGACACATGGTCGCAGCGCGCACGTCGGGCGCGACTTTGCATCAGGTGTCAGCGCTGTGACAGCCCTCGCGAAAACGCTCGTGCAGATCGACGACATCGCGGACGCTGAGACCGGGCGCATTATTTCGGTCGGTCCCATTGAGGGGGGTACCGCGACGAACGCTGTGCCGGAGCGCGCCCGCGCGTGGGGCAACGCGCGATACGCAACGCAGGAGATCGCTGACGAGATCGGCGCAAAGCTCGATGCGCTTGCGACATCGACCGACGCAATGCCGAGTGTGATGGTCAAGCGCTCGTTTGTCCGTCCGCCAAAGCCGCTGATCCCGGCAACAGAATCGCTCGCGCTTACAGCACGCGAGGTTGCTGAGCATCTTGGGCAATCGCTCCCGTTCACATCCACCGGCGGCGTGTGTGACGGGAACAACCTGCAGGCTGCGGGCTTGCCGACGATTGACACGCTGGGTGTTCGTGGCGGCGGATTGCACACAAACGAGGAATGGATCGAACTCGCAAGCCTCGTCGAGCGGTGCCAGTTGCTCGCGGTGCTCATCCACAGGCTTTCGGTGTCGTAA
- the fahA gene encoding fumarylacetoacetase has protein sequence MGYEINETHDPNLQSWVESANDPNTDFPIQNLPLCVVNATDDLPDETKLHDIARNDPSITIATFGVVVGDRVLQLNQISNKLATVINGLTLHGFGVRVTPDGVATCPEQILSHIVTYWAQVRQQLVHWLRTDGNNWLRQNSELRPHLFRPISETTLYPIYARDYTDFYASLYHATNVGSMFRPDNPLLPNYKHIPIGYHGRASSIVISGTDVRRPNGQLLPGATVEDGDPVFGPCKMLDYELEMGAIVGRGNALGEPVSIENAEDHILGLCILNDWSARDMQKWEYQPLGPFLAKNFASTVSPYIVTMEALAPFRCPAQERDASDPTPLPYLTSDANTRAGGFDITLEVFIQSEQMRQKNIKPMRISRGNFKDMYWTVAQMLAHHTSNGCNLQPGDMLGSGTISGPTRDARGCMLELTWDGDPWAKEPKLVPGSQRTPITLPTGEERKFLADGDQIIMRAFCERDGFRRIGFGECRGKILPASA, from the coding sequence ATGGGCTACGAGATCAACGAGACACACGATCCGAACCTGCAGTCGTGGGTCGAGAGCGCGAACGATCCGAACACGGATTTTCCTATCCAGAATCTGCCGTTGTGTGTCGTCAACGCAACAGATGATCTTCCGGATGAAACAAAGCTCCATGACATCGCTCGTAATGACCCATCAATCACCATAGCTACATTTGGTGTTGTTGTTGGGGACAGAGTGCTGCAACTCAATCAGATCTCAAACAAACTTGCGACTGTCATCAATGGCCTGACACTCCACGGGTTTGGCGTTCGCGTTACTCCAGACGGGGTTGCGACATGCCCCGAGCAAATTCTTTCGCACATAGTTACATACTGGGCGCAAGTTCGTCAACAACTCGTACATTGGCTCCGGACTGATGGTAACAACTGGCTTCGACAGAACAGCGAGTTGCGACCACACCTGTTCAGGCCAATCTCTGAAACAACGCTGTATCCGATCTATGCTCGCGACTACACCGACTTCTACGCCTCGCTCTACCACGCCACGAATGTCGGCTCGATGTTCAGGCCGGACAATCCGCTGCTCCCCAACTACAAGCACATCCCCATCGGATACCATGGGCGTGCATCGAGCATCGTCATCAGCGGCACCGATGTGCGCAGGCCAAACGGGCAACTGCTTCCCGGCGCAACGGTAGAAGATGGTGATCCTGTGTTCGGCCCTTGCAAGATGCTCGACTACGAACTCGAAATGGGAGCGATCGTCGGTCGCGGCAACGCCCTCGGTGAGCCCGTGTCTATCGAGAACGCTGAGGACCACATCCTCGGGTTGTGCATCCTCAACGACTGGTCAGCCCGCGACATGCAGAAGTGGGAATACCAGCCGCTCGGCCCGTTCCTTGCAAAGAACTTCGCATCGACCGTTAGCCCGTACATTGTGACAATGGAAGCTCTCGCGCCATTCCGATGCCCTGCGCAGGAACGCGATGCAAGTGATCCCACGCCACTCCCGTATCTGACCAGCGATGCCAACACACGCGCCGGCGGGTTCGACATCACGCTGGAAGTGTTCATCCAGTCCGAGCAGATGCGCCAGAAGAACATCAAGCCGATGCGGATCTCTCGCGGTAACTTCAAGGATATGTACTGGACGGTCGCGCAAATGCTCGCGCATCACACGTCCAACGGGTGCAATCTCCAGCCGGGCGACATGCTCGGGAGTGGCACGATCTCAGGCCCCACGCGCGACGCGAGAGGCTGCATGCTCGAACTGACATGGGACGGCGATCCGTGGGCAAAGGAGCCGAAACTCGTGCCGGGATCGCAGCGCACGCCGATCACATTGCCCACAGGCGAAGAACGCAAGTTCCTTGCTGATGGCGACCAGATCATCATGCGCGCGTTCTGCGAGCGGGACGGGTTCCGTCGCATCGGGTTCGGCGAGTGCCGTGGAAAAATCCTGCCCGCCAGCGCGTAA
- a CDS encoding sigma-70 family RNA polymerase sigma factor gives MSEPPAHPASVPSTSPDRVAMLASWLDEHGDAMYRYALLRLGSAHAAEDAVQEALLAAMQAKFDGKSAVRTWLIGILRHKVLDEIRRRTKSASWMQSVHDILDSQVAGFKQNGNFDHVLAVWDDPVEGHEAELRDMLRSAIDRLPDPMRQAFCLREIDNVPTSEICTLMSITKENLWTLVHRAKARLRADISSRRYGDESPGGVR, from the coding sequence GTGAGCGAACCACCAGCACATCCAGCATCTGTCCCGAGTACGTCACCGGATCGTGTCGCGATGCTCGCATCCTGGCTCGATGAGCATGGCGACGCGATGTACCGGTACGCCCTGCTGCGTCTCGGGTCGGCCCACGCTGCGGAGGACGCGGTGCAGGAAGCCTTGCTGGCAGCCATGCAGGCGAAGTTCGACGGGAAGTCGGCTGTCCGGACGTGGCTGATCGGGATTCTGCGGCACAAAGTGCTCGACGAGATCAGAAGACGCACAAAATCTGCTAGCTGGATGCAATCTGTGCACGATATCCTCGACTCACAAGTGGCGGGTTTTAAGCAGAACGGAAACTTCGACCACGTGCTCGCAGTATGGGATGATCCTGTTGAGGGGCACGAGGCCGAACTTCGTGATATGCTGCGCAGCGCGATCGACCGTCTGCCCGACCCGATGCGACAGGCGTTCTGCCTGCGCGAGATTGACAATGTTCCAACGTCCGAGATCTGCACATTGATGAGCATTACAAAGGAGAATCTCTGGACACTTGTGCATCGAGCCAAAGCCCGGCTTCGCGCGGACATCAGTTCACGCCGATATGGTGACGAGTCACCGGGAGGCGTGCGATGA